One genomic region from Capra hircus breed San Clemente chromosome 6, ASM170441v1, whole genome shotgun sequence encodes:
- the SGCB gene encoding beta-sarcoglycan — protein sequence MAAAAAAAAAEQQSSNGPVKKSMREKAVERRNVNKEHNSNFKAGYIPIDEDRLHKTGLRGRKGNLAICVIILLFILAVINLIITLVIWAVIRIGPNGCDSMEFHESGLLRFKQVSDMGVIHPLYKSTVGGRRNENLVITGNNQPIVFQQGTTKLSVEKNKTSITSDIGMQFFDPRTQNILFSTDYETHEFHLPSGVKSLNVQKASTERITSNATSDLNIKVDGRAIVRGNEGVFIMGKTIEFHMGGNMELKAENSIILNGTVMVSTARLPSSSSGDQFGSDDWVRYKLCMCADGMLFRVQVTGQNMGCQTSDNPCGDPY from the exons caAAGTTCCAATGGTCCTGTGAAGAAGTCCATGCGTGAGAAGGCTGTTGAGAGAAGGAATGTCAATAAAGAGCACAACAGCAACTTTAAAGCTGGCTATATTCCAATTGATGAAGATCGCCTCCATAAAACGGGACTGAGAGGGAGAAAGGGCAATTTAGCCATCTGTGTGATTATCCTCCTGTTTATCCTGGCTGTCATCAATTTAATT ATAACACTTGTTATCTGGGCTGTGATTCGCATTGGACCAAATGGCTGTGACAGCATGGAGTTTCATGAAAGTGGTCTGCTTCGATTTAAACAAGTATCTGACATGGGAGTTATACATCCTCTTTATAAGAGCACAGTAGGAGGAAGGCGAAATGAAAATTTAGTCATCACTGGCAACAACCAGCCT ATTGTTTTTCAGCAAGGGACAACAAAGCTCAGTgtagaaaagaacaaaacttcTATTACAAGTGACATTGGCATGCAGTTTTTCGACCCAAGGACTCAAAATATCTTATTCAGCACAGACTATGAAACTCATGAGTTTCATTTGCCAAGTGGAGTGAAAAGTCTGAATGTTCAAAAAGCATCTACTGAAAGG attacTAGCAATGCTACCAGTGACTTAAATATAAAAGTTGATGGGCGTGCTATTGTCCGTGGAAATGAAGGCGTATTCATTATGGGCAAAACCATTGAATTCCACATGGGTGGTAATATGGAGTTAAAGGCT GAAAACAGCATCATCCTGAACGGAACTGTGATGGTCAGCACGGCTCGCCTGCCAAGTTCCTCCAGCGGAGACCAGTTTGGTAGTGATGACTGGGTGCGTTACAAACTCTGTATGTGCGCTGACGGAATGCTCTTCAGAGTGCAGGTGACGGGTCAGAACATGGGCTGCCAGACCTCAGACAACCCCTGTGGAGACCCGTACTAG